Genomic segment of Streptomyces sp. NBC_01210:
CCAGCAGGGCCTGGACCATCGTGTCGAGACCGTCCTCCTGATCACAGCCCGGGCTGTGGGGGAATGCCTTCGTCTCTTCTGCCATGGAGTCAGTGGAGCAGCCGCCACTGACAAAAAGGACAAAATTTCCCCGGTGGGCCACCCGGTCGGAGCGCGACCAAAGGGATGAAGTGATGTCCGGCCCGCGGCGTCCCTGTTGTGCCGATGGAGTCATCCGGGCTCCGGCCCGGGCGGTAGGTGCGCGGCGGCCACTGGCGACATCAGGCTCCGCCATGAGCGGCGAGTTTCAGATAATTAATATCTGCAAAAACATGCATGGAATGCTTATTTTGATGCGTTTTCCGCATTGAATCTGATAGAGTCGGAGGTATGGGACTGGAGGAGTCGTTGCGGCTGACGGTGGCCGCACTGATGCAGGCGACAGGCGAGTCACAGAGGTCGGTGGCCGGGGCGCTCGGACTGACGCAGACGCAGATCTCACGTCGGCAGTCAGGTGCCACTTCATGGACCCTGCGCGACGTCGACACGCTGGCCGGGCACTACGGCGTCGCCGCACTGGATCTGCTGTCCGGGCCGACCAGGGCGTGCGAGGCACTGCCGGCCGGCCGGCGCCGCAGCACCCGGACCGAGGCGAAGGGAGCCGGCCGGTGAGCGACTACGACGCGATCGGCCGGCGCCGCAGCACCCGGACCGAGGCGAAGGGAGCCGGCCGGTGAGCGACTACGACGCGATCGATTCGCTGCTCGCCTCCATCGGCCCGCAGGCCGAACTCCCGGCCCCCGAGCTCCGCCGCGGCCTGCGGGAGCGGGCAGGGCTGTCCAAAGCGCAGGTTGCCCGTGCGCTGGGGGTGAGCCCGTCCACGGTCGGCGGCTGGGAGAGTGGCCGGGACCCGGCCGGCGACACCCGCGCCAAGTACGCGTACCTACTGGAAGGGCTGAGCACCAAGCTCAACACCGATACCGAGACCACGGCGATGCCGACTGAGGAGCAGCCCGTGGCGTCAGGCGCTGCTGCGGTGGCCGTCACCTCTACGTCTTCGCCGGAAGTCGGCCAGGACGAGGACGAGGTGGAGCTGCTCGCCGTGCCCGAGCCGTGTGTGCTCTGCGGCCGTCCCGCCGAACAACGCGTGGCGGGGTTCGCTCAGCACCTGGACCCCTCCGACTGCCAGGCGACCCCCGCCGAAACCCCGAAGCATCCGCCCACCGCGCCCTGCCCGGCCGACGGGAAAGGTGCGGCCCCGCGCGGGCGGGCGTTCCAGGAGCCGTCCGGGCCGGCCGACTTGATCCCCGAAGCGGTGCACGCCGCGCTCGCCGAGCACCAGGGCGATG
This window contains:
- a CDS encoding helix-turn-helix domain-containing protein, yielding MGLEESLRLTVAALMQATGESQRSVAGALGLTQTQISRRQSGATSWTLRDVDTLAGHYGVAALDLLSGPTRACEALPAGRRRSTRTEAKGAGR